One window of the Podospora pseudopauciseta strain CBS 411.78 chromosome 4, whole genome shotgun sequence genome contains the following:
- a CDS encoding hypothetical protein (COG:S; EggNog:ENOG503P14Y) has translation MLKMKTGLVILMVLLPWVDGFGWRAERRPSAPAVDTNERRSALLQQDSRHSDIYTRALNELQEMESEPLCHRVAARLLVNNCELVDGKNEATMLTDSGRQLRDFVDSYAASLAICDLERGSFKIPNECAKFREPSLTQIAMRSEPQLHVTPSEIGLCLSALAASDAAWSTWVSYRHKALRFCEAARADNEKDQNILLYQRLTQVIAKLTDGVEAELQKRMDDLDNRARQSMENLDRLVPKVDELGEGLSRLESYLSGDLDFAMRKATESMQDSLENAEGLQKLLGLLFANVLDGSSRAAHAHETSLQQTKRVNDGMGALIDIVSTAMASSASLSQQIQFQNQQAAALAQRQDALEQGVDRILATTEKLSDEVEDHTSILKQAKNITNEILDALEETAAAALTVNESMFKTATTKSWWPFLVCPSASLVLGSYGMPPSMLRNFGLLAFGEAIGFLVSSYGDLTTQFSITVDAFGDYVMPSELASKFDANNTDSTDLTNLTDTATEASSL, from the exons ATGCTAAAAATGAAGACCGGTCTGGTCATACTTATGGTGCTCTTACCGTGGGTCGATGGATTTGGATGGAGGGCCGAGAGAAGGCCGAGTGCTC CAGCAGTTGATACAAATGAACGCCGCTCTGCGCTTTTGCAGCAAGACTCGAGACACTCAGACATTTACACGAGGGCGCTGAACGAGCTCCAAGAGATGGAATCGGAACCGCTATGCCATCGCGTGGCAGCCCGCCTACTCGTCAACAACTGCGAattggtggatgggaagaaTGAAGCTACAATGCTGACTGACAGTGGCCGGCAACTGCGAGATTTCGTCGATTCTTACGCGGCTAGCTTGGCGATTTGCGATCTAGAGAGGGGCAGCTTCAAGATACCAAACGAATGCGCCAAGTTTCGTGAGCCATCCTTGACCCAAATTGCGATGCGGAGCGAACCTCAGCTTCATGTCACGCCTTCGGAGATTGGACTGTGTTTGTCGGCGCTGGCAGCTTCGGATGCAGCTTGGAGCACGTGGGTGAGCTATCGTCATAAAGCATTGAGGTTCTGCGAGGCGGCAAGGGCGGATAATGAGAAGG ACCAAAACATCTTGCTGTACCAGCGTCTTACCCAGGTCATTGCCAAACTTACCGACGGCGTCGAAGCCGAGCTGCAGAAACGGATGGACGACCTCGATAACCGTGCCCGGCAATCTATGGAGAATCTTGACCGACTCGTGCCCAAGGTAGATGAGTTAGGAGAAGGCCTGTCGAGGCTTGAGAGTTACCTCTCGGGTGATCTCGACTTTGCGATGCGAAAGGCCACCGAATCTATGCAGGACAGTCTCGAGAATGCGGAAGGTCTTCAGAAGCTACTGGGTCTTCTCTTCGCAAATGTTCTCGATGGTAGTTCCCGAGCGGCCCATGCTCATGAGACCTCGCTCCAACAGACCAAAAGGGTCAATGACGGCATGGGTGCCTTGATAGACATCGTCTCAACTGCGATGGCCTCATCCGCCTCACTGAGCCAGCAAATT CAATTCCAAAATCAACAAGCCGCTGCATTGGCCCAGCGTCAGGATGCCCTTGAACAAGGAGTTGATCGCATCCTTGCCACCACTGAGAAGCTGTCCGACGAGGTTGAGGACCATACATCCATACtcaagcaagcaaaaaaCATTACGAACGAAATCTTGGATGCCCTCGAAGAaaccgccgctgccgccttGACCGTTAACGAATCAATGTTCAAGACCGCAACGACAAAAAGCTGGTGGCCGTTTCTTGTCTGTCCCTCGGCCTCGCTGGTACTGGGATCATACGGAATGCCACCTTCGATGCTCCGAAACTTTGGGCTGTTGGCTTTTGGTGAGGCCATCGGCTTTTTGGTGTCCTCATATGGCGATTTGACAACGCAGTTCTCTATCACTGTTGATGCCTTCGGGGATTATGTCATGCCGTCAGAGTTGGCATCAAAGTTCGACGCCAACAACACGGATTCCACGGATTTGACAAACCTCACGGACACAGCAACGGAGGCATCCTCACTCTAA
- the NOT4 gene encoding General negative regulator of transcription subunit 4 (COG:A; EggNog:ENOG503NUX1; BUSCO:EOG09260P5R) translates to MTHQDTFIDDDEDTCPLCIEEFDLSDRNFRPCPCGYQICQFCFNNIRNNMNGLCPACRRPYNEATIEYKVVTPEEYAAFRANVAKSQKKRAAEQRQKEAQKREAENHSRKNLVGVRVVQKNLVYVTGLQPTVREDELLKTLRKPEFFGQYGNIQKISISNRRGTDGHNQSLGVYVTFEKQEDATKCIQAVNGSMNGDRVLRAQLGTTKYCSAWLRHETCTNRQCMFLHELAEEEDSYTRQDLSSINGINAQKPIPHAAGSSRSASRQQSHPSPAPVAAQPMIRSSSKDGSDHGDGPALPATANWARNPQVRSRRGSHATSGAAPSPAISNALPVTTESAVEDEPVADVPAPTPGPSTAALASAPVPPSAPTPTPAAASPATRTKSAKTPAERAKRTTQDTLKSLLKSLEGCALAWPKPSAEQDDPSKYPPLFDSRGGERRRAMRESEAASTTGDQLTASVREPSEGEPESSGSLALGGEPEDRDHVRDTHGFDPRRTAQPPIQRGSADGFFGQAVGSGMTQSTSNLGSIGTASRTMTPQQRSFMRPPTGFVEHLTAQTNTLFQGQGHNRQGSRFSFANDNRDAASSTSVKLTGNPRIMAQQSSMMPSTFHNQAGNQYYGSSMPPPPPGLKSTGTPPGMFGQHGFGLTAAFGGASKDNEIMQQLINRNRGGGAQAHDSGKREYTFSFNPNQYPPSNSSTPAPASNHLGSLFASQPGAFQDMGSKQKKKGKKHRNANTSSSGGSGIVDLADPSILQARMQSHQQSLQHQQQTLQQQSNGGLGPGVFGGQSQEDDLLSLEEFRPSIDALVADEPIDVNIRHPPGGFEIFGRTGTPSAPPGLPIPSVQHSPAISHASLHTMNFGRQTPSVASPKVSSKSAPSAAPSPLIGKRTITPSASEAKNIIKALAAESGLSKEIAKAKAPKIVTLQDEDFPALNSPKASAVATPVATPKPAPSKASSSKKLIGEAAPEKSAKKTKKEEKKERKEREKAERAERLEREKAEKAEKERLKAEEKEKEKEKAAAAAAAAAAAPVKVLEASSTVTTSKAAEKSTAAPADKKNDKRPVPGILNIAAATKVSQIRNLEAPSASTKSTTAEKDSAFPALPAPTPVSVSSPLSRAAPKTLRLVATPKTETPSTPIMGAGPSLTAPSARSSAAASAHRPETPASELISDSASIISASISASRTNSPPPSSRIGSAPTRTTTKSQQRKQRKELTKKESAVLAAQPIKPEPEVEIGPIIGRKKKQKKEKEKPAATPTTAKSSSEPPAASPAPSTKETKESKEVKEVKEESSTYRSTANETTTLTGEPTHKNRYDSNTPDGGNQQNAAIPREGPLPHEILQSLHEAGLVPENLEKLAFFQPTTIPLDRWKNDINAAGLWELAAKNTMTPTKNMVTEEDQAILLSGKPVRKVVDGVRILITPNGDCVRNLTADEEDRFLELQNAIAEEAASPASFISSRHDTGSGFSLVKGRAVPNGPPSYFPQGKGAFPSDPVNKIQREEAIYYINQYVLPRLNLNSRDMSFPKAISNWTGGSGQGGGQQQQQQQQQQQQQQAQANAAAAANLGAMAPWLYGAGGPGMVGHGGGDMADAVAPELNYPGPVGAFAEAGGSSPGGFASYLEGGVDGSGGGGGGAEGTGTGTGQRHVPPGAGGPAGPFGNVPLMSLEDAEQALSAARKEAEKLERSFEQEKEEEDMGVVVHDGVVLIGMAVGLARALRGLGRVHEVAFAAVWMAVVLMEGLVSAVVGWGVGVVEGVCGVLDWMGADY, encoded by the exons ATGACGCACCAAGACACATTCatcgacgatgatgaggacacTTG CCCCCTCTGCATCGAGGAGTTCGATCTCTCAGACCGAAACTTCCGTCCATGCCCCTGTGGTTATCAG ATATGTCAGTTCTGTTTCAACAACATTAGGAACAATATGAACGGGCTATGTCCTGCGTGTCGTCGTCCCTACAACGAAGCCACGATCGAGTACAAAGTTGTCACACCTGAGGA ATACGCAGCATTCCGAGCCAATGTGGCCAAGAGCCAAAAGAAGCGTGCCGCTGAGCAACGACAAAAGGAAGCCCAGAAAAGAGAGGCCGAAAACCACAGTCGCAAGAACCTTGTCGGCGTCCGAGTTGTCCAAAAGAACCTGGTTTATGTGACCGGGTTGCAGCCGACAGTTCGTGAAGACGAGTTGCTCAAAACCCTTCGAAAGCCCGAATTCTTTGGCCAGTACGGCAACATCCAGAAAATATCGATTAGTAATCGACGTGGCACTGACGGCCACAACCAATCTCTGGGTGTTTACGTCACCTTTGAAAAACAGGAGGATGCAACCAAGTGCATTCAGGCAGTCAATGGGTCCATGAATGGGGACAGAGTCCTCAGGGCGCAACTAGGAACGACGAAATACTGTTCTGCTTGGTTGCGGCACGAAACATGTACCAACCGCCAGTGCATGTTCTTGCATGAgctggctgaggaggaggacagcTACACGCGGCAGGATCTATCGTCCATCAACGGCATCAATGCTCAGAAACCGATACCCCACGCCGCTGGTTCTTCCCGCTCTGCATCAAGACAGCAGAGCCATCCTTCGCCTGCACCGGTAGCCGCCCAGCCCATGATTCGCAGTTCTAGCAAAGATGGATCAGACCACGGCGATGGCCCGGCGCTGCCTGCCACCGCGAACTGGGCACGTAACCCACAGGTTCGTAGCAGAAGGGGCAGCCATGCCACTAGTGGTGCCGCACCAAGCCCTGCCATCTCGAATGCGCTGCCAGTTACGACCGAGTCTGCTGTGGAGGACGAGCCAGTTGCCGATGTACCGGCTCCCACGCCAGGGCCTTCCACCGCAGCTCTGGCATCTGCCCCAGTACCTCCCTCGgcgccaaccccaacccccgcaGCGGCATCGCCGGCTACGCGAACCAAGTCGGCCAAAACTCCTGCTGAAAGAGCCAAGCGCACCACTCAGGACACCCTCAAGTCTCTGCTCAAGTCGCTCGAAGGCTGCGCTCTGGCGTGGCCGAAACCGAGTGCTGAGCAGGATGATCCTTCCAAGTACCCTCCTCTTTTCGATTCTCGTGGAGGCGAGCGTCGCCGGGCGATGAGGGAGTCCGAGGCCGCGAGTACCACTGGTGACCAACTTACTGCGAGTGTTCGTGAGCCCTCAGAGGGCGAGCCTGAAAGCAGTGGCAGTCTCGCACTGGGTGGCGAACCAGAGGACCGGGATCATGTTCGTGACACCCACGGCTTTGACCCACGGCGCACCGCTCAACCACCCATTCAGAGAGGCAGTGCCGATGGCTTCTTTGGTCAAGCTGTGGGCTCTGGCATGACCCAATCGACATCGAATCTTGGGTCTATCGGTACTGCCAGTCGGACAATGACGCCTCAACAGCGAAGCTTCATGCGCCCCCCAACTGGGTTTGTCGAACACTTGACAGCCCAGACCAACACCCTCTTCCAGGGACAGGGCCACAACCGCCAGGGCTCCCGCTTCAGCTTCGCCAACGATAACAGAGACGCTGCATCCTCTACGTCGGTGAAGCTCACGGGCAACCCCCGCATCATGGCTCAGCAGTCGTCCATGATGCCTTCAACGTTCCACAACCAGGCTGGCAACCAGTACTATGGTTCCTccatgccgccgccgcctccgggTCTCAAGTCGACTGGCACACCTCCCGGCATGTTTGGGCAGCACGGATTTGGCTTGACGGCGGCGTTCGGCGGGGCGTCAAAGGATAACGAGATTATGCAACAGCTTATCAACCGCAACAGGGGCGGAGGTGCCCAGGCTCATGATTCTGGTAAGCGTGAGTACACGTTCTCTTTCAACCCTAACCAGTACCCACCTTCCAACTCCTCGACCCCGGCTCCTGCCTCGAACCACCTCGGTTCGCTCTTTGCCTCGCAGCCTGGAGCATTCCAAGACATGGGTTcaaagcagaagaagaaggggaagaagcaCAGAAACGCTAacacttcctcctctgggGGGAGTGGCATAGTTGATCTTGCAGACCCGAGCATACTTCAGGCGCGAATGCAGTCGCATCAGCAGAGCTtgcaacaccagcagcaaaccCTGCAGCAACAGAGCAATGGTGGACTCGGGCCGGGTGTGTTCGGCGGTCAGTCGCAAG AGGACGACTTACTCTCACTCGAAGAGTTTAGACCCAGCATCGATGCGCTTGTGGCGGATGAGCCTATCGATGTCAACATTCGACACCCCCCTGGGGGCTTTGAGATTTTTGGTAGGACTGGAACGCCTTCGGCGCCACCCGGACTTCCAATTCCAAGCGTCCAACATTCACCTGCTATCTCACATGCGTCACTCCACACCATGAACTTTGGGCGACAAACCCCGTCAGTGGCGTCGCCCAAGGTTTCGTCTAAATCTGCCCCATCAGCTGCCCCAAGCCCGCTGATAGGCAAACGCACAATTACTCCATCAGCCTCTGAAGCGAAAAATATCATCAAGGCACTGGCCGCTGAAAGTGGTTTATCCAAGGAGATTGCCAAAGCCAAGGCCCCAAAGATAGTCACCTTACAGGACGAAGATTTCCCAGCTCTCAACTCACCAAAGGCTTCAGCTGTAGCCACACCTGTTGCTACACCAAAGCCAGCACCAAGTAAGGCAAGCTCTAGCAAGAAGTTGATAGGTGAGGCCGCACCTGAGAAGAGcgccaagaagaccaagaaggaggagaagaaggagaggaaggaaagggagaaggccgagagAGCGGAAAGGCTTGAAAGagagaaggccgagaaggcggaaaaggagaggttgaaggccgaagagaaggaaaaggagaaagaaaaggctgctgctgctgctgcggctgcggctgcggcaCCTGTCAAGGTTTTGGAGGCGTCTTCAACTGTTACCACATCCAAGGCCGCAGAAAAGTCtactgctgctcctgctgatAAGAAGAACGACAAGCGTCCTGTGCCTGGCATTCTCAATATCGCGGCTGCCACCAAGGTCTCCCAGATTCGGAATCTGGAAGCTCCCTCGGCATCGACAAAGTCGACTACCGCAGAGAAGGACTCGGCGTTCCCTGCGCTGCCTGCTCCGACACCGGTTTCCGTTTCGTCACCACTTTCACGGGCTGCACCTAAAACTCTAAGACTGGTGGCCACGCCCAAGACGGAGACGCCATCGACGCCTATCATGGGTGCGGGTCCGTCTCTCACCGCGCCCTCGGCGCGCTCATCTGCCGCGGCATCTGCCCATCGGCCTGAGACACCTGCCAGCGAACTGATCTCTGACAGCGCTTCCATTATTTCCGCTTCCATCTCAGCCTCGCGGACCAActcgcctcctccgtcttccAGGATTGGGTCCGCCCCAACCCGGACCACAACCAAGAGCCAACAGCGAAAGCAGCGCAAGGAATTGACCAAGAAGGAATCGGCCGTCCTCGCTGCGCAGCCTATCAAGCCAGAGCCCGAGGTCGAGATTGGGCCCATCATCGGCCgcaaaaagaagcaaaagaaggaaaaagagaagcCAGCTGCTACCCCGACCACGGCGAAGAGCAGCTCCGAGCCACCGGCTGCTTCCCCTGCTCCCTCAACaaaggagaccaaggagtccaaggaggtcaaggaagTGAAGGAAGAGTCTTCAACCTACCGCTCTACCGCCAATGAAACTACTACTTTGACTGGTGAGCCTACTCACAAGAACAGATATGACTCCAACACCCCCGATGGTGGCAACCAGCAGAACGCCGCCATCCCTCGCGAGGGGCCCTTGCCTCATGAGATCCTTCAAAGCCTCCACGAGGCCGGCCTAGTTCCCGAGAacctcgagaagctcgccttcttccagcccaccaccatccccctcgaCCGGTGGAAAAATGACATCAACGCTGCGGGTCTCTGGGAGCTGGCAGCCAAGAACACCATGACTCCCACCAAGAACATGGTTACCGAAGAGGACCAGGCCATTCTGTTGTCTGGCAAGCCCGTCAGGAAGGTCGTCGACGGTGTCCGgatcctcatcacccccaacgGTGATTGCGTCCGCAACCTCACcgccgacgaggaagacagATTTTTGGAGCTCCAAAATGCAATCGCGGAGGAGGCAGCCTCCCCGGCGTCATTCATCTCTTCCCGTCACGACACGGGTTCTGGGTTCTCGCTCGTTAAAGGGAGAGCTGTCCCCAATGGACCACCGAGTTACTTCCCCCAGGGCAAGGGAGCTTTTCCTAGCGATCCGGTGAACAAGATCCAGAGGGAAGAGGCGATCTACTACATCAATCAGTATGTCCTCCCGAGACTGAACCTCAACTCTAGGGATATGAGTTTTCCTAAGGCGATTTCCAACTGGACTGGGGGGAGTGGACAAGGAGggggacagcagcagcagcagcagcagcagcaacaacaacaacaacaggcgcAAGCTAatgctgctgcggcggcgaATTTGGGGGCGATGGCGCCGTGGTTGTATGGAGCTGGGGGACCGGGGATGGTTGGGCATGGGGGGGGTGATATGGCTGATGCTGTTGCTCCTGAGCTGAATTATCCTGGTCCGGTCGGGGCGTTTGCTGAAGCTGGGGGTAGTAGTCCGGGTGGGTTTGCGAGTTatcttgagggaggggtggatggtagtggtggtggtggtggtggtgcggaggGGACAGGGACAGGAACAGGGCAGAGACATGTTCCCCCGGGCGCTGGGGGGCCGGCGGGGCCGTTTGGGAATGTGCCGCTTATGAGTTTGGAGGATGCAGAGCAGGCGCTttcggcggcgaggaaggaggcggagaagctggagaggagCTTT gagcaagagaaggaggaggaggatatgggtgtggtggttcatgatggggttgttttgATTGGGATGGCGgttgggttggcgagggcgttgagggggttggggagggtgcatGAGGTTGCTTTTGCGGCGGTTTGGATGGCTGTTGttttgatggaggggttggtgagtgctgttgttgggtggggggtgggagtggtggagggggtttgtggggtTCTGGATTGGATGGGGGCTGATTATTAA
- the ALI1 gene encoding putative NADH-ubiquinone oxidoreductase 30.4 kDa subunit, mitochondrial (COG:C; EggNog:ENOG503NVZQ), protein MASKLCRSRALASAFRPTTSSIAAPMVRCFANTARSNVAVPKDAPNPRELPRDQIGTLKAAPVNPADKYQAKADAMHKYGAWLMGCLPKYIQQFSVWKDELTIYICPSGVIPVFSFLKYNTSAEFTMVSDITAVDFPTRDQRFEIVYNLLSIRHNSRIRVKTYADEASPVPSLTPLYDGANWYEREVYDMFGVFFVNHPDLRRIMTDYGFEGHPLRKDFPLTGYTEIRYDEEKKRIVTEPLELTQAFRNFEGGSSAWEQVGSGVDVTPETFKLPTPKPEPPKEEKK, encoded by the exons ATGGCCAGCAAGCTCTGCAGAAGCAGGGCTTTGGCCTCGGCTTTCcgaccaacaacctcctccattGCGGCGCCCATGGTGCGGTGTTTTGCCAACACTGCCCGTAGCAATGTCGCCGTTCCCAAGGACGCCCCGAACCCCCGCGAGCTTCCCCGCGACCAGATCGGTACCCTCAAGGCCGCCCCCGTGAATCCTGCCGACAAGTACCAGGCCAAGGCGGATGCTATGCACAAGTATGGCGCCTGGCTTATGGGCTGTCTTCCCAAATACATCCAGCAGTTCTCTGTGTGGAAGGACGAATTGACCATCTATATCTGCCCCTCTGGCGTCATCCCTGTCTTCTCTTTCCTCAAGT ACAACACCTCTGCCGAGTTCACCATGGTCAGCGACATCACCGCCGTCGACTTCCCCACCCGTGACCAGCGCTTCGAGATCGTCTACAACCTCCTCAGCATCCGCCACAACTCCCGCATCCGTGTCAAGACCTACGCCGACGAGGCCTCTCCCGTTCCCAGTCTTACCCCCCTCTATGATGGCGCCAACTGGTATGAGCGCGAGGTGTATGACATGTTTGGTGTGTTCTTCGTCAACCACCCCGATCTCCGCCGCATCATGACAGATTATGGCTTCGAGGGTCACCCCCTGCGCAAGGACTTTCCCCTTACCGGCTACACTGAGATTAGGTatgacgaggagaagaagcgcaTTGTCACAGAGCCCTTGGAGCTCACGCAGGCGTTCCGCAACTTTGAGGGAGGCTCCAGTGCCTGGGAGCAGGTTGGATCTGGCGTGGATGTTACGCCCGAGACCTTCAAGCTGCCGACACCAAAGCCAGAGCCTCCTaaagaggagaagaaatAG
- a CDS encoding hypothetical protein (COG:S; EggNog:ENOG503NX5U): MPLHHLMCGTWTPPGAIFTVEFDDEALTLKLIKRTEIPHDEPISWMTFDHAKKNLYGAAMKKWSSFAVKSPTEIVHEASHPMGGDPRANDADTNTRAIFLLAAKQPPYNVYCNPFYKHAGYGNVFNVSDTGALKDNVQNYPYQENTGIHGMVFDPTETYLYSADLTANKLWTHRKLPSGEVELVGSVDAPDAGDHPRWVAMHPSGNYLYALMEAGNRLCEYVIDPATHLPVYTHHSFPLIPPGIPQKDKETGKGLYRADVVALTFSGKYMFASSRANKFDLQGYWSAFKLRDCGSIEKQLALNPTPTSGGHSNAVSPCDFSDEWVAITDDQEGWLEMYRWQDEYLHRVARVRIPEPGFGMNAIWYD; this comes from the exons atgcccctccaccacttGATGTGCGGCACCTGGACCCCTCCAGGGGCCATCTTCACCGTTGAGTTTGACGATGAGGCTTTGACTCTGAAGCTCATCAAGCGCACCGAGATTCCTCACGATGAGCCCATCTCGTGGATGACCTTTGAC CATGCCAAGAAGAACCTCTACGGCGCTGCCATGAAGAAATGGTCCAGCTTCGCCGTCAAGAGCCCGACCGAGATAGTCCACGAGGCGTCCCACCCCATGGGTGGTGATC CCCGCGCCAACGACGCAGACACCAACACCcgcgccatcttcctcctggCCGCCAAGCAGCCCCCTTACAACGTCTACTGCAATCCCTTCTACAAGCACGCCGGCTACGGTAACGTCTTCAATGTCTCCGACACGGGTGCCCTCAAGGACAATGTCCAGAACTACCCCTACCAAGAAAACACCGGCATCCACGGCATGGTCTTTGACCCAACCGAGACCTACCTGTACTCGGCCGACTTGACCGCCAACAAGCTGTGGACTCACCGCAAGCTCCCCTCGGGAGAGGTCGAGCTTGTCGGCAGCGTCGATGCCCCTGACGCTGGTGACCACCCTAGATGGGTAGCTATG CACCCCTCAGGCAACTACCTCTACGCCCTCATGGAAGCCGGCAACCGCCTCTGCGAATACGTCATTGACCCCgccacccacctccccgtcTACACCCACCACTCCTTCCCCTTGATCCCCCCCGGAATCCCCCAAAAGGACAAGGAAACCGGCAAGGGCCTCTACCGCGCCGACGTTGTCGCGCTGACCTTTTCCGGCAAGTACATGTTTGCGTCGTCTCGGGCAAACAAGTTTGACCTTCAGGGGTACTGGTCTGCGTTCAAGCTGAGGGACTGCGGCTCGATTGAGAAGCAGCTTGCGCTGAACCCCACGCCGACGAGCGGCGGTCATTCCAACGCGGTGAGCCCGTGTGATTTTAGCGATGAGTGGGTTGCCATCACGGATGAtcaggaggggtggttggagaTGTACAGGTGGCAGGATGAGTATTTGCATagggtggcgagggtgaggattCCGGAGCCGGGGTTTGGGATGAATGCTATTTGGTATGATTAG
- a CDS encoding hypothetical protein (EggNog:ENOG503NYIE; COG:E) — MASDKPAHRFDPNFTKNVIEGMGPATTPRNREVLGALIRHIHDFAREVELTVDEWMEGVKFVNALGEIYYTSNKTRNETHRICDVLGLESLVDEIAHKIISEGELDPTSSSILGPFWSPNAPFRELGGEIFQDGVPPNGRVTKMHGVIRDIITGQPIPGAVFDIWQASANGKYDFQDPENQTPNNLRGKFRANEKGEYWFYCLHPTAYSLPRDGPSWQLLSLMDRHPMRPAHIHIMVTHPDYQGCTTQLYPNDDPWVKSDTVFAVKDDLVVDFKPIKEKDPKAVLELEYNVNLAPKGYKGKI; from the coding sequence ATGGCCTCCGACAAGCCCGCTCACCGTTTCGACCCCAACTTCACCAAGAATGTCATTGAGGGCATGGGTCCCGCCACTACCCCCCGCAACCGCGAGGTTCTCGGTGCTCTGATCCGCCACATCCACGACTTTGCTCGTGAGGTCGAGCTCACCGTCGACGAGTGGATGGAGGGTGTCAAGTTCGTCAACGCCCTTGGCGAGATCTACTACACCTCCAACAAGACCCGCAACGAGACCCACCGCATCTGCGACGTTCTCGGCCTCGAGTCCCTCGTCGATGAGATCGCCCACAAGATCATCTCCGAGGGCGAGCTCGAccctacctcctcctccattctCGGCCCCTTCTGGTCCCCCAACGCTCCCTTCCGTGAGCTCGGTGGTGAGATCTTCCAGGACGGCGTTCCCCCCAACGGCCGCGTCACCAAGATGCACGGTGTGATCCGCGACATCATTACCGGCCAGCCCATCCCCGGCGCCGTCTTCGACATCTGGCAAGCCTCCGCCAACGGCAAGTACGACTTCCAGGACCCCGAGAACCAgacccccaacaacctccgtGGCAAGTTCCGCGCCAACGAGAAGGGCGAGTACTGGTTCTACTGCCTCCACCCCACCGcctactccctcccccgcgaCGGCCCCTCGTGGcagctcctctccctcatggACCGCCACCCCATGCGCCCCGCCCACATCCACATCATGGTCACCCACCCCGACTACCAGGGCTGCACCACCCAGCTCTACCCCAACGACGACCCCTGGGTCAAGTCCGACACCGTCTTCGCCGTCAAGGACGACCTCGTTGTCGACTTCAAGCccatcaaggagaaggaccCCAAGgccgtcctcgagctcgagTACAACGTCAACCTTGCTCCCAAGGGCTACAAGGGCAAGATCTAA